From Falco cherrug isolate bFalChe1 chromosome 4, bFalChe1.pri, whole genome shotgun sequence, one genomic window encodes:
- the HESX1 gene encoding homeobox expressed in ES cells 1, whose product MLAEGESMASTSLCAANPSASQNLRKVSGFVESKTTQCSFSIESILGLEQKKDPIPAVKHHRPWMDACTNLVLGDDSNPHLQIPVVCYENPLFHANSNPVQEEKVLKCEKYFAVTERLSFKRELSWYRGRRPRTAFTRNQIEVLENVFKINSYPGIDIREDLAHKLDLDEDRIQIWFQNRRAKLKRSHRESQFLMVKNSFTSSLLE is encoded by the exons ATGCTGGCTGAAGGTGAAAGCATGGCAAGTACATCTCTATGTGCTGCTAATCCATCAGCATCTCAGAATCTTCGGAAAGTGTCTGGTTTTGTAGAAAGTAAAACCACACAGTGCTCGTTTTCAATTGAAAGTATCTTGGGACTGGAGCAGAAAAAAGATCCCATTCCAGCTGTGAAACATCACAGACCATGGATGGATGCATGCACCAACTTGG TTTTAGGTGATGACAGTAATCCCCATCTGCAAATCCCTGTTGTTTGCTATGAAAATCCATTATTTCATGCTAACAGTAATCCAGTGCAAGAggaaaaagttttgaaatgtgaaaaatattttgcgGTCACTGAAAGGCTCTCTTTTAAACGAGAATTGAGCTGGTACAGGGGCAGAAGACCAAGAACTGCATTCACTAGAAACCAG ATTGAAGtcttggaaaatgtttttaaaattaactccTACCCTGGCATTGATATTAGAGAAGACCTAGCTCACAAATTAGATTTAGATGAAGACAGGATCCAg ATCTGGTTCCAGAACCGCCgtgcaaaactgaaaagatcACACCGGGAATCTCAGTTTCTAATGGTGAAAAATAGCTTCACCTCCAGCCTGCTTGAGTAG